The following DNA comes from Rhodopseudomonas boonkerdii.
ATCAATCGCTCGACGAAGCCGGCCGCACGATGTTCTTCGAGACGCTGGCGCATAAATACGGCCCCGATCGCGACAAGCTTGAAAAGGCCATCGAAGCCTGGCGCGCGAAACCCACCGGCGAAGGCGCCGGCGCGCTGCATGTCGCCTCCGAGCCGCAACGGCAGGAACTGTTCCGCCGGCTCAACCGTGCGCCCGGCGGCACCAGCGAACTCGTCAAGATGCGCGAGGATCTGCTCGATCTGAAGAACGGCAACAAGGAGCTCAACGCGGTCGACAACGACATCGTTCATCTGTTCGCATCGTGGTTCAACAGGGGTTTTCTCGTGCTGCGCAGGATCGACTGGTCGACGCCCGCAAACATCCTCGAAAAGGTCATCAAATACGAGGCGGTGCACGAAATTCACGACTGGGACGATCTGCGCCGCCGCATCGATCCGGTCGATCGCCGTTGCTATGCCTTCTTCCATCCCGCCTTGGTCGACGAGCCGCTGATCTTCGTCGAAGTCGCGCTGACGGAAACCATTCCCGGCGCCATCGCACCGCTGCTCGCCAAGGATCGCCAGCCCGTGCCGATCGAGCGCGCGCGCACCGCCGTGTTCTATTCGATCTCGAACTGCCAGCGCGGCCTCGGCGGCATTTCGTTCGGCAATTTCCTGATCAAGCAGGTGGTCGAGGAGCTGCGCCGCGAGCTGCCGAAGCTCGACACCTTTGTCACCCTGTCGCCGGTCCCCGGTTTCATGAAGTGGCTGAAGAAGGCGGACGATCTCAACCTGTCGGACGAAGACCGCGCCCTGGTCGCGATGCTGGACGATCCGCTCTGGGTAAACGATGTCGCGCTGCGCGAGCAACTCAAGCCTGTCATGGAAGGCCTTGCCGCGCATTACTTCCTGAAGGCGAAGAACGCGCGCGGCGGTCCGGTGGATTCCGTCGCCCGCTTCCATCTCGGCAATGGTGCACGGCTGGAGCGCATCGACTGGCTCGGCGACACCTCGGCAAAGGGGCTGCGCGAGTCCGCCAGCCTGATGGTGAACTATCTGTATCGTCTCGACGATATCGAGAAGAACCACGAAGCCTATGCCGACCACTACGAGATCGCGGCATCCGGCGCGGTGAAGAAACTGCTGAAAACCGAAGGCGGCGGATTGAAGCTGCTGGATAGCATGCGGTTTTCAAGGGCGGAGTGATCGCCCTTGACCTCTCCCCGTTTGCGGCAGAGCTATCGCATACGGAGGAGGATAGTGTTCGGTCTGCATGGTTCGAGACGCCCGCTTCGCGGGCTCCTCACCATGAGGGTCTTCTATGGCGCCATACTCCTTCCTCATCCTGAGGAGCGGCCGCTTTCGGCCGCGTCTCGAAGGATGGCCACGAGCTGCTTCGGCGACCAAGTGGAACCGCCGGCCGCAACCGGAGAAGGAATTACTTACAAGCCTTGGTCTCTTTCACCATCAGCTTGCTCATCGCGCCCGCGATGACGAAATCGTTGTAGTCCAGCGCCAGCGCGCGGGACACGCCGTTCTCGTAGAGTTCGAACGACATGGCATAGACCGGTGTCTGCTCGCCGCCATCGCTCGCCTTTGCAGATTTGTCATAGTAGCTCACCGTCACCGGCCAGCGCACCAGCGCCTTCATCTTGTCGTCGCTTGTCGACGGATCGGGTTGCGCGACCTTGCGATCGCCCGGGATCGCCTGCCCGATCACCGTCAGGGTGCTGTAGACCTTCTCGCCAGTGTCGGAGCCGTCGAACACGTTAAGTTCGAGAACCGACTTGCCCTCTTTCGCAGCGGCGATAATGCGATGGATCTGTTCGGTCGGAAATACGATGTCACCATCGAGCTTGATGGTTTTCTTCGCCGGCAGCGTCAGCTTGACATTGATATGATCGCCTTCGCGCTCGGCGATGCCGTCGATCTTGTTGGGATCGCCGTCGTTCATCTGGGTGTCGATCTTGAAGCGATAGCTCTTGCCGTCGCCGGACTCCCAGCTGGTGGAGCGCAGATCGCTCAGCGTCGTCTTGTCCTCGCCGCTGTTGAGCTCCGAGACCTGACGGAAATCGGAGGAATAGCCCTCGCAGCTGCTGCCGGTGAAGCTGTACAGGATGCGGCCGGTGGCGGCGTTCACATTGGCATTGCCGCGCGATTTGCTGAGCTTCAGTTCATACAGCGCCTGATGCGCAAGGAACGGCACCGTCGATCCCGGCGCCGCTGCATGGCTTGCGGGCGCCAGCAATGCAGCGGCGCTGAGCGCCAAAGCGGCAGCCGAGGAACGCAAGAGCGGGGCGGAGCGGCGCATGGATTCGTCCCTTGTGTTGAAACCATCACAATAGAGAGCGCCCTATTGCGCCGCAACTGGGGCCGTCTGCGGCACGTCCGGCCACGACCCGCGGAATGCCATATTTCGCAAGGATTGTGGCGGAAGCCGGATCAGGGGATGCGCGTTAGCCGTCGTCCGAACGTCACTTGCATGGGCGGACACGATGGGGGAAACAGACTTGCCTGTCCGCCGGCAACGCCGTTCAGGCTCAACATCGAACTTTGGGGATTTTTTGCATGCCAGGTGCAGTCGAGCAGAAACTCGCGGAATTGGGTGTCACCCTTCATGAACCGGTCAGCCCGGTAGCCAATTACGTGGGCTTCGTGCGCACCGGCAATCTGCTGTTCGTCTCCGGCCAGATCTGCCTCGGCGCCGATGGCAAGCTGATCGCCAAGGGTAAGCTCGGCGCCAATGTCAGCCTCGAGGATGGCGTCGCCGCCGCCCGCGGCTGCGCCATCAACATTCTCGCCCAGGTCAAGGCCGCCCTCGGCGATCTCGACAAGGTCGCCCGTGTGGTGCGTCTCGGCGGCTTCGTGAATTCGACGCCCGACTTCGTCGATGCACCGAAGATCATCAACGGCGCCTCGGACCTGATGGTCGCCGCGTTCGGCGACAAGGGTCGTCACTCCCGCGCCGCTGTCGGCGTCGCCTCGCTGCCGGCCGATTGCGCCGTCGAGGTCGATGCGGTGTTCGAAGTCGCCTGATTCAGGACACTCGCGATGCGCGCACCCGACTGGCTGATCGCCCGCCCGGTCGCGCATCGCGGCCTGCACGACCGCGCCCGCGGCATCGTCGAGAACATGCCCGGCGCCATGAACGCGGCCATCGCGGGCAATTTTTCCATCGAAGTGGACATCCAGCTCACCGCCGATGGCGAGGCGATGGTCCATCACGATGACGAGCTCGGCCGCCTGACCGAAGGCTCTGGCCCCCTCCTCGCCAAGACCGCCGCCGAACTGAAGGCCGTCGCCTTCAAGGATACGCCCGAGCGCATGATGTCGCTCGGCGATCTCCTCGCGCTGGTGGATGGCCGTGTCGGCCTCGTCATTGAGGTCAAGAGCCACTTTGACCGCGACCGTCGACTGGTCCGCCGCGCCACCGAATTGCTCCGCGCCTATCGCGGCCCGGCGGCCATGATGTCGTTCGATCCCGATCAGGTGCTCGCCATGCGCGAGATCGCGCCGCAGGTCCCGCGCGGCATCACCGCCCAGCGCACTTATAACGACGGCGAATGGCTGACGCTGACACAGGCCCAGCGTGACGGCATGCTGCATCTCCGCCACGCGTTCCGCACCCGACCGCATTTCGTCTCCTACTGGGTCAAGCAGCTCCCCGCCCCGGCTCCCTGGATCGCTCGCAACATTTTTGGCTGCGCACTTATCACCTGGACCGTGCGCACGCCGGAGCAGCGCGCGATCACGGAGCGATGGGCCGACCAGATGACGTTCGAGGGTTTTGTCCCTTAACCCAAAAGGACAACCATCCCCACACGCTCCCCTCATGGTGAGGAGCGCGCCCTTGCGCGCGTCTCGAACCATGACTGGCTTGGCTCCGGAGTCTCGCAGCCATCCTTCGAGACGGCGCTTCGCGCCTCCTCAGGATGAGGGCGGAGTAGCTCGGCTTCGGGTCTTGAAGTGCGACACGAAGTGCCCACTTGAAACGCGAGGTCGCCGCGCTGATCGCACATGACCGGTTCAAGTGATTGATGACGTCATCGGATATTACCCTCGAAGCAGTCGGATCGATCAGCCAGGTGCCGCAAGCGGAATGGGACGCCTGCGCGACCGGGCGCGCCGTTGCGGGGCAGACTCTGGCGGGCGATCTGGCTGACCTCGACACGCTCTCAAGCACTGTCAACTCAAGTTCAACGTCGCCTTATAACCCATTCGTTTCCCACGCTTTTCTAAGCGCCGTTGAGAAATCGAATTCAGCCTGCGCGCGCACCGGCTGGGGGCCGCGGCACCTGCTCGCCAGGCAGGACGGTGCCATTGTCGGCATCGTACCGTGCTATCTGAAATCGCATTCCCAAGGCGAATATGTCTTCGACCGCGGCTGGGCCGACGCCTATGAGCGCGCCGGCGGCGACTATTATCCGAAGTTGCAGGTCTCGGTGCCCTTCACCCCGGCCACCGGCCCCCGCCTCCTGATCCGCGACGGCGTGGACGCCGGACGCGTCAGCGAGGCACTGGCCGGCGGCCTCGTCGGGCTTTGCGAGGCCACCGATGCCTCATCGGTGCATGTGACCTTCGCCCGCGAGGACGAATGGAAGTTTCTCGCCGAGCGCGGCTTTCTCCAGCGCACCGACCAGCAGTTTCACTTCCACAATCCCGGCTACGGGAGTTTCGACGACTTCCTCGCCACGCTGAACTCCCGCCACCGCAAGGCCATCAAACGCGAGCGCCGCGATGCCGTCGCCGCCGGGATCACCATCGAAACACTGACAGGGGCCGACATCACCGAGGAGGCCTGGGACGCCTTCTTCGATTTCTACATGGAGACGGGCTCGCGTAAATGGGGCCGCCCCTATCTCACCCGCGAATTCTACGCCCTGATCGGCGAGACCATGGCGGATGACGTGGCGCTGATCATGGCGAAGCGCAACGGCCGCTTCATCGCCGGCGCCATCAATTTCATCGGATCAAGCACGCTGTTCGGCCGCCACTGGGGCGCCATCGAACACCATCCGTTCCTGCATTTCGAGGTCTGCTATTATCAGGCCATCGACTTTGCGATCCGCCGCAGGCTCAGGACGGTGGAGGCCGGCGCCCAGGGCGAGCACAAGATCGCCCGCGGTTATCTCCCCCAGACCACCTATTCCGCCCATTACATCAGGGATCGCGGGTTTCGCGCCGCGGTGGCGGATTATCTCAAGCGCGAACGCGCTTATGTCGCCGAGGCCGGCCGCGAACTGGCCGAGCTCGGCCCGTTCCGCAGGGGCGATCCGGCCGCTTGACCGCAGCGGCGGCTGCGGCGACATTCCCGGCGCAATGTCGGGAGGATTCCATGGTCGCGTATGACAACAACAATATCTTCGCCAAGATTCTGCGCGGCGAGCTGCCCTGTGTGAAAGTCTACGAGAACGATCACGTTCTCGCCTTCCTCGACATCATGCCGCGCTCGCCCGGCCATACGCTGGTGATCCCCAAGGCTGCTGCGCGAAACATCTTCGACATCCTGCCGGAGGACTACGCCCATGTGGTCCGCGCCGCGCAGAAGATCGCCATCGCGGCGAAGCAGGCTTTCAATGCCGACGGCATGACCGTCGCGCAATATTCGGAGACAGCCGGCGGCCAGGTGGTGTTTCACCTGCACATGCACGTGATGCCGCGCTTCGAGGGCACGGCCCTGCTGCCGGCAGCAAGCGTCAAGGAAGACCCGAAGGTGCTGGAAGAGAATGCCGCGAAGCTCATCGCCGCGTTGAAGGCGCTGGGATAACACGCCGCCCCTCATGGTGAGGAGCGCGCTTTGCGCGCGTCTCGAACCATGAGCCGACTTGGCTCGGAGCCCGTCGCCATCCTTCGAGACGCGGCCTACGGCCGCTCCTCAGGATGAGGGCGGAGGTTGTTACTCCGTCTGAAAATCCCCGGGCTGCGGCGGCGCCAGCGGCGTGAACTCGCAGCGGTCGGGCTTGATGTCCAGCAGCGGCGTCTCGTCGAGACAATCGAGCCCGCGCACCAGCACCGTCGCCCCCTCGATCGCCACCAGCTTCACCATGGACGTGCCGATCGGGTTCGGCCGCACCGGCGTACGCAGCGAAAAGATGCCGCGCGCGGCGCCGTCATTCTTCGGGCTTTGCAGCACGAGGTCGCGGCGCGACAGATGCAGCCAGTAAAGCACCTCGAGCGTCTTGTAGAGTTCGAGATCTTTCAGCCCCGCCACCCATGGCTCGAAGACTTCGAGGCGGCACACCGGCCCGTCATGTCGGCCCTGCCGCGGCGTTTCCAGCCGCGACGTCCAGGGCGTGCGGATTCGGCCGATATAGACGAGCCCCGCATGGTTCGGTTTCGGTGCATCGACGACGACCTCGCCGGCACGGATTTCACTTTCACGAACCATGCTGCATCCCTTGATCAATCCAGCGAGATGTTCATCGCCTTGATGACTTTCGACCACCGCGCGCGGTCCTCGTCAACGAATTGATTGATTTCGGCGACCGTCTTCGGCTTCAGCACGGGAAAGCCGATCTTCTCCAGCGAGGCACGGAAGGCAGCATCGTTCAGCGCCCGATCCATGCTGGCCATGACTTTCGTCACCACCGCGTCCGGCAGCCTGGACGATCCGGCGAGACCGAACCAGACGCCGACCTGATAATCGGGATAGCCGCTCTCGATGACGGTCGGCACGTCGGGCAGATCGGGGCTGCGCTCCTTCGAGGATACGCCGAGCGGACGCAGCAGACCTGACTTCACCGGCGGCAGCGCCGTGGACAGCGTATCGAACATCACCTGGATATTGCCCGAGAGCAGATCGGTCAGCGCCGGACCCGCGCCCTTATAGGGCACATGGGTCATCTCAACGCCGGCGATCTGCTTGAACATCTCGCCCGCCAGATGAATCGTGCCGCCTGTCCCCGCCGAGCCGAAATTGAGCTTGCCGGGATTGGCCTTCGCATAGGCGACGAATTCCTTGACCGTCTTCGCCGGCACAGACGGATGCACCTCCATCACGACCGGCAGATCGGTGACCACCGTCAGCATGCGCAGATCCTTCTGCGGATCGTAGGGCAGCTTCTTGTAGAGCAGCGGATTGAGCACCATGATGGATGCCGCGGTTACAAACAGCGTGTAGCCGTCAGGATCTGCACGCGACACCATTTCGGCGGCGATGGCACCCTGCGCGCCCGGCTTGTTCTCGACCACTGTGGTTTGCTTGAGGTCGCGACCGAGATAATCGGCGACGAGCCGCGCCAGCACATCGGTCGGTCCCCCCGCGGCATAAGGTACGACGAGTTTGATGGCACGCACCGGATATTCCGCTGCGCGGGCCAGCGGCGCAACGATGGCTGTTGCCGCGATGATGACTGTCGATAGCAGAGCGGAGCGCAGGCGCGAGGTCATTGTCTCTCCCGGGGCATTGTTGTTTTGCTTGCGGGAGACACTATCGCGTTTATGTAGTGAGACAAGTGCGACAGCCGTAGGTCGGATGAGCGCAGCGTAATCCGACGGCCGACTGTGTGTGGCGAAGAACGGCGGATTACGCTGCACTCATCCGCTCTACGGAAAACATCATCCCAACCAATATTTGCCGCCGACCATCATCAGCTCGCCGCACAACACACCCGCGAAGATCGAGCGTTTCACACCGAGAAAGACCAGCAACCCGAACAACACCGAACCATAGCGCAGCGGCGCCGGCACGGTCGCGAGCGCACCGGGCGGAAACACCAGGATCTGCGCGATCACGCCGGCGAGAATCGCGGTCGCCACCGCTCTCACCCACACGAGGACGTCCGCCTCCTCGTCAATGCCACCTCCGAGCCAGAGGCCGAGCATGCGCCAGACCTCGTTGGGCAGGAAGCCGGCGAGCACGAGGATGACGAGCGCATGCCAGTTGCCGATGAAGGTCTGCAGCTCGCTCATCGCCGCCTCCAGCGATGCACGCCATAGGCAATGGTGCCGGCGGAAATACCGGAGATCAGGATGTCGACGCCGGTGTTGAACCACGACACGACGGGAAACAGCGCGAGGCCGAGCGCCAACGCGATCACATCCGGCAACTTCTTGCAGTTGCGTGCCGTCGACAGAAGGAATGCCAGCGGCGTCAGCAGCAGGATCGCAGCACCAAACAACGGCGGCAGATTGGCGGCGAGATGATAACCGATCCATGTGGCGATCAGGCATGTCGCGACGAGGCCGCAGCCGAGCCCGTTGACGAAAGCGATGCGCCGCTCGCGCGGCACCAGCGGCATCAGGCGAAAGCACTCGACCCAAAGCGTCACTGCGATGAAATGCGAGGGCAGGATGAGCTGCCGCTTCCTGGTATCCGGCATCCGCAGCATCGGCAGCACCGAAACCACCATTGGAAACAGGCGAATGCCGCTGACGCCAACGGCGATCGCCGCCTGAATGACGGTCGCGCCGGAGCCGAGCGCCGCCAGCAGGATGATCTGCGCGGGGCCGGCCCAGATCAGCGCCGTGCTCAACAGCGCCCAGAACAGGCTGAAATGCGTATCATGCGCCAGCGCGCCGATACCGAGATAAGTCGCAAACAACACTGCGGTGAGGATCGTGGCGGCCACTGACCGCAGGCCATAAAGAAACGCCGATGCCGTCCCCTGCCATCGCCGTGAGTCCAGAGCAGGTAGCGCCACGACAGTCCGCTTCCATTCGAATGATCCGCTGCTCATTGGCTACCGAATGCAGCGGCGGTCAAGTGCGCGCCACGCATGGCCGCTTTACGCGCCCCTGTTGCGCAGCACGAGACAGGCCTCCCCGGCTTTGTGGATCTGGCTGCACAGGCCGTTCGCCTGCTCACGTGTGTCGGCGCCGATCCGGACCTGATAGAACGGCCGCGTGCCGCGGCTGCGGAAGATCGAACGCAAGAGGTTCGGATCGTGATCGCCGACCACCGAGCGCAGGCGGACCATGGCGCGAGCATATTGCATCAGCGCGCGGTCGCGGTTGAAGCCGGCCGACAGCTGGACGCCCCAGGGCTTGGATTCGCCGAGTTTTACGCGAGCCTCAAGCTGCGCCACGAACGGATTGGGCGCCCGCTGCAGCAGCGCCATCAGGTCGCGACAGCTCGAGGTCTGCGGGCGTGGCAGCGCCTTGCCGTTCCGGCCGGCAGCCTGCCAGTCCTCCACCGTCGCGCCGGTGATCGCCGAGACATAGTTGCGGGTCTCGCCGGGCATATAACCTTTGCCGTCGAGCCATTCCTGCACGCGGCGCGGACCGGCATTGTAGGCCGCCGCCGCGAGGCCGAGATTGCCGAACTGGTCGCGGAGTTCGCGCAAAAACTCCGCCGACTTCGGCAACGCCTGCACCGGATCGAACGGATCCAGCAATCGCCGTTCGGCAGCCGTGCCCGGCATGAATTGCGCAATACCTTGCGCGCGCTGGCCGCTGCGCGTCATCGGTCCCACGGCGTCGGGCTGAAAGCGGCTCTCCTGCCAGATCACGCGGGCGAAGAACTCCAGCGGCAGGTCGTTGGCGCGCGCGGCCGACTCGATCATCAGACACATCGCCTCGCGCGCGCTGCTGTCGCGGCCGGTGTCCGGCACGGCCGGGCGCATGGGCATCATGCGATCAGCACCCGGCTTGGCCCGTTCGCTGAGCGGCAGATCGTCGGCGCACGCCTGCCCGGCCAGGAGCATCGCGATGCCCGTCATCGCTGCGGTGGTCCATCGCGTCATGCAAGGCCCTGCGCGAGTTCCGCGCCTTGATCGGTGATTTGCAACGGGCTAGCTATGAAACAAATAAGGCGGATACGGGAAGGAAATCATGAGCGACCTCCAGCACGAGACCCCGGACCGCGCCGCGCAGGACGATGTGCCGATCCAGTACATGGCCCGTACCCGCGCCTATTACCGCGCCCTCGGCTACGATGCTCCCTATCGCTGGGCGCACAATGTGGATGCGCCCTTCCAATCGCTGAAGAAGCCGCTGGCACATTCGCGCGTCGCCATTATCACGACAGCGGCGCCCTACGATCCCGACAAGGGCGACCAGGGGCCAGGTGCGCTCTACAATGGCGGCGCCAAATTCTATCAGGTCTATGATGGCGACACGTCGCAGACCCACGACCTGCGCATCTCCCACATCGCCTATGACCGCGTCCACACCACAGCCGATGACAGCGGCACCTGGTTTCCGCTCGCAACGCTGAAACAGGCCGCGGCGCAAGGCCGCATCGGCGAAGTCGCGCCACGCTTCTTCGGCGCACCGACCAATCGCAGCCACCGCGTCACCATCGAGATCGACGCGCCGGACATCCTCGCCCGCGCGCAGGCTGACGGCATCGATGCCGCCGTGCTGGTGCCGAACTGTCCGGTCTGCCACCAGACCGTCAGCATCGTCGCGCGGCATCTGGAAACAAATGGCATCCCCACCGTGGTGATGGGCTGCGCCAAGGACATCGTCGAACATGTGGGCGTGCCGCGCTTTCTGTTCAGCGACTTCCCGCTCGGCAATTCCGCAGGCAAGCCCCACGACAAGGCTTCGCAGGCGCTGACGCTAGAACTGGCGCTGCGGCTGCTGGAGTCCGCAGCCGGACCACAGACGACCATGCAGTCCCCACTGCGCTGGGCGCAGGATCCGGCATGGAAGAACGACTACAACAATGTCGCTTTGCTCAGCGAGGAGGAGCTGGCCCGCCGCCGCGCCGAATTCGACAAGCAGAAGGAAATCGCCAGGGGGCTGCGGGATACCGCTGCGTGAATTGTGGCCGGTTTTCGGCGACCGGTCTTAAGTTTGATTTACGTTAACTTCGTTCAGACATCGCCGGAGCCTTCCCCGTGAGAGGGAACCGCGTAGAGTCCGCCCGTTTCAAACGGGGATTTCGGGACATGGACGATCGTCGCAAACATCCGCGCGACAAGGTGATCATCAGCGCCGTCGCATCGAAGGATCAGAAGGCCAAGGAATGCGTCGTCCGTGACATTTCCGAGGATGGCGCCCGCGTCCAGTTCCCGCTCGGCCACCGCCCGATCAAGGATCAGATGTCCCTGACCATCGAACGCGACGGTCGCCCGGTGTCGGCCGACATCATCTGGTCGCGCGGCAACGTCGTCGGCGTGTCCTTCAACGAAGCGCGGGCCGATGAAGCCCCCGCTTCGGATCTCGACGCGCGCGTCCGCAAGAGCGAGGCGAAGAAGCGCGAACTGCAGATGGAAATCCAGCGGCTGTTGGGGAAGTAACACTCTCGACCCACTGCGCTCCGTCCCTCATCCTGAGAGTCTGACTGGAAATGCAGTCCGTAGTTTGGCGCTGCTGGTCGCCCAGACCGAGCGCAACAGACGCTATCCCTCATGGTGAGGAGGCGCGAAGCGCCGTCTCGAACCATGAGATGGCTGGTCTCCGAGCTTGTCGCCATCCTTCGAGACGCGGCCAAATGGCCGCTCCTCAGGATGAGGGACGGAGAAGTGAGATACTGAGTTGAACGCGGCATTGTCCCGAGCAAAAGCAGTCAAAAGCGCCCCAGACCGCTTTTGAGTCAGACTCTGAGGAGTGCGCAAAGCGGGCGTCTCGAAGGATGGCCGCGAGCGCGGAGCCAAGCCAGCTCACGGTTCGAGACGGCGCTGTCAGCGGCGCAATTGCGCCGCTAGGCCTCCTCACCATGAGGGACAAACAAAAAGGCCGGTGATCGCTCACCGGCCTTTTTCGTTTCAACCCAGCAAAAGCCTTACGCCTTCACCAGTCCCTTCGCCGAACCCGAGCCCTTGCCGGGCTTCGGCTTCTTCGCGGCGCCGCGCTTGGCCGGCAGCTTTTCCGGCTTCGGCGTCACCGGGCCATCGACGAATTCGAAACCGATGGTCTCCTGCTCGACGCCGAGCACCGCCTCGCCCTTCTTGAGGACCACGCGGACATGGCCGCCATTCTTGAGTTCGCCGAATAGCAGCTCTTCGGCGAGCGGCTTCTTGATGTATTCCTGGATCACGCGGCCCATCGGGCGCGCACCCATCTGCTCGTCGTAACCGTGCTGGATCAGCCAGTTCTTCGCCGGCTCGGACAGTTCGATGGTGACGTCGCGGTCCGCCAGCTGGGCTTCCAGCTGCAGCACGAACTTCTCCACCACCATGCCGATGACGTCGGAATTCAGATGGCCGAACGACACGATGGCGTCGAGACGGTTGCGGAATTCCGGTGCGAACTGACGGTTGATCGCCTCGTGGTCGTCGCCTTCCCGCTTGCTGCGGGTGAAGCCGAAGGCCTGACGCGCGAGATCGGCCGCGCCCGCATTGGTCGTCATGATCAGGATGACGTTGCGGAAATTCACCTGCTTGCCGTTGTTGTCGGTCAGCCGGCCGTGATCCATCACCTGCAGCAGCACGTTGTAGAGATCCGGATGCGCCTTCTCGATTTCGTCGAGCAGCACCACGCAATGCGGATGCTGATCCACGCCATCGGTGAGCAGGCCGCCCTGGTCGAAGCCGACATAGCCGGGAGGTGCACCGATCAGGCGCGACACCGTGTGCCGCTCCATATATTCGGACATGTCGAAGCGCAGCAGTTCGACGCCGAGCGTCGCCGCCAGCTGCTTCGCCACCTCGGTCTTGCCGACGCCCGTCGGGCCCGAGAACAGGTAGGAGCCGATCGGCTTCTCCGGTTCGCGCAGGCCGGCGCGCGCCAGCTTGATCGATGCGGACAGCGCCTCGATGGCCTTGTCCTGGCCGAACACCACGCGCTTGAGGGTGGCTTCGAGATGCTTCAGCGTCTCGGCGTCGTCCTTCGACACGCTCTTCGGCGGGATGCGCGCCATCGTCGCGATGGTGGTCTCGATCTCCTTGATGCCGATGGTCTTCTTGCGCTTGCTCTCGGTCACCAGCATCTGCGCCGCGCCGGATTCGTCGATCACATCGATCGCCTTGTCCGGCAGCTTGCGGTCGTGGATGTAGCGCGACGACAGCTGCACCGCGGCCTCGATGGCCTCGTTGGTATATTTCAGCTTGTGGTAATCCTCGAAGTAAGGCTTCAGCCCCTTCAGGATCAGGATCGCGTCATCGACCGTCGGCTCGTTGACGTCGATCTTCTGGAAGCGCCGCACCAGTGCGCGGTCCTTCTCGAAGTGCTGGCGATATTCTTTGTAGGTAGTCGAGCCCATGCAGCGTATCGCCCCCGAAGCCAGCGCTGGCTTGAGCAGATTCGATGCATCCATGGCGCCGCCCGAGGTGGCGCCGGCGCCGATCACCGTATGGATTTCGTCGATGAACAGGATCGCATTCGGATGCGCTTCCAGTTCCTTCAACACCTGCTTGAGGCGTTCCTCGAAATCGCCGCGATAGCGCGTGCCGGCGAGCAGCGTGCCCATGTCGAGCGAGAACACGGTGGCGGCCGACAGCACTTCCGGCACATCGCTGTCGACGATGCGCTTGGCGAGGCCTTCGGCGATCGCCGTCTTGCCGACGCCAGCTTCGCCGACAAACAGCGGGTTGTTCTTCTGGCGGCGGCACAGCACCTGGATCGCGCGGTTGATTTCGGAATTGCGTCCGATTACCGGGTCGATCTTACCGTCCTTGGCCTTCTTGTTGAGGTTGACGCAATAGGTCTCGAGCGCCTCGCCCTTCTTCTTGGCTTCGTCGCCGCCCTTGTTCTCGGTCTCCTCGTCGACGCCGCGCACCGGCCGCGCCTCGGAGACGCCCGGCCGCTTGGCGATGCCATGGCTGATGTAATTCACCGCGTCATAGCGCGTCATGTCCTGCTCCTGCAGGAAATAGGCGGCATGGCTTTCGCGCTCGGCGAAGATCGCGATCAGCACGTTGGCGCCGGTCACTTCCTCGCGACCGGACGACTGCACGTGAATGACGGCGCGCTGAATCACGCGCTGGAAACCCGCGGTCGGCTTGGCGTCGTCGCTGCCGTCCGTCACCAGGTTTTCGAATTCGGTTTCGAGATAAT
Coding sequences within:
- a CDS encoding AzlD domain-containing protein, whose translation is MQTFIGNWHALVILVLAGFLPNEVWRMLGLWLGGGIDEEADVLVWVRAVATAILAGVIAQILVFPPGALATVPAPLRYGSVLFGLLVFLGVKRSIFAGVLCGELMMVGGKYWLG
- a CDS encoding lytic transglycosylase domain-containing protein, with protein sequence MTRWTTAAMTGIAMLLAGQACADDLPLSERAKPGADRMMPMRPAVPDTGRDSSAREAMCLMIESAARANDLPLEFFARVIWQESRFQPDAVGPMTRSGQRAQGIAQFMPGTAAERRLLDPFDPVQALPKSAEFLRELRDQFGNLGLAAAAYNAGPRRVQEWLDGKGYMPGETRNYVSAITGATVEDWQAAGRNGKALPRPQTSSCRDLMALLQRAPNPFVAQLEARVKLGESKPWGVQLSAGFNRDRALMQYARAMVRLRSVVGDHDPNLLRSIFRSRGTRPFYQVRIGADTREQANGLCSQIHKAGEACLVLRNRGA
- a CDS encoding Bug family tripartite tricarboxylate transporter substrate binding protein, with product MTSRLRSALLSTVIIAATAIVAPLARAAEYPVRAIKLVVPYAAGGPTDVLARLVADYLGRDLKQTTVVENKPGAQGAIAAEMVSRADPDGYTLFVTAASIMVLNPLLYKKLPYDPQKDLRMLTVVTDLPVVMEVHPSVPAKTVKEFVAYAKANPGKLNFGSAGTGGTIHLAGEMFKQIAGVEMTHVPYKGAGPALTDLLSGNIQVMFDTLSTALPPVKSGLLRPLGVSSKERSPDLPDVPTVIESGYPDYQVGVWFGLAGSSRLPDAVVTKVMASMDRALNDAAFRASLEKIGFPVLKPKTVAEINQFVDEDRARWSKVIKAMNISLD
- a CDS encoding PilZ domain-containing protein, whose protein sequence is MDDRRKHPRDKVIISAVASKDQKAKECVVRDISEDGARVQFPLGHRPIKDQMSLTIERDGRPVSADIIWSRGNVVGVSFNEARADEAPASDLDARVRKSEAKKRELQMEIQRLLGK
- a CDS encoding glycine/sarcosine/betaine reductase selenoprotein B family protein — encoded protein: MSDLQHETPDRAAQDDVPIQYMARTRAYYRALGYDAPYRWAHNVDAPFQSLKKPLAHSRVAIITTAAPYDPDKGDQGPGALYNGGAKFYQVYDGDTSQTHDLRISHIAYDRVHTTADDSGTWFPLATLKQAAAQGRIGEVAPRFFGAPTNRSHRVTIEIDAPDILARAQADGIDAAVLVPNCPVCHQTVSIVARHLETNGIPTVVMGCAKDIVEHVGVPRFLFSDFPLGNSAGKPHDKASQALTLELALRLLESAAGPQTTMQSPLRWAQDPAWKNDYNNVALLSEEELARRRAEFDKQKEIARGLRDTAA
- a CDS encoding AzlC family ABC transporter permease — its product is MALPALDSRRWQGTASAFLYGLRSVAATILTAVLFATYLGIGALAHDTHFSLFWALLSTALIWAGPAQIILLAALGSGATVIQAAIAVGVSGIRLFPMVVSVLPMLRMPDTRKRQLILPSHFIAVTLWVECFRLMPLVPRERRIAFVNGLGCGLVATCLIATWIGYHLAANLPPLFGAAILLLTPLAFLLSTARNCKKLPDVIALALGLALFPVVSWFNTGVDILISGISAGTIAYGVHRWRRR
- the tsaA gene encoding tRNA (N6-threonylcarbamoyladenosine(37)-N6)-methyltransferase TrmO; this translates as MVRESEIRAGEVVVDAPKPNHAGLVYIGRIRTPWTSRLETPRQGRHDGPVCRLEVFEPWVAGLKDLELYKTLEVLYWLHLSRRDLVLQSPKNDGAARGIFSLRTPVRPNPIGTSMVKLVAIEGATVLVRGLDCLDETPLLDIKPDRCEFTPLAPPQPGDFQTE